The Tistrella mobilis genome window below encodes:
- a CDS encoding TldD/PmbA family protein — MTDTGLGNALDLLEDLIARAKRAGADQADALMVESRALSVQRRLGKIEELTRSDGGDLGLRVLVGRRQAIVSTADLRPGSLDALAERAVAMANVVPEDRFAGLAEPGEIAREIPALEIYDPTEFSAEDLLAWAETCEEAARGIDGVTNSEGAGASQSHSMIALAASNGFRGAYRTSRFTVGASVIAGEGLNMVRGHEYTSKRFVADLDDLAEIGRIAGERTVARLNPRRPKTARVPVVFDRRVSRMLVAAIASAVNGAAVTRGTSFLKDRMGERIACDAFTIIDDPFRERAPASHPFDGEGIAGAPLTVVEGGVLKSWLLDCRSARQLGLKSTGHAARGAGSAPSPASSNLYLAPGRLSRDELIAKVGTGLLVDETMGSGVNVVTGDFSQGVAGFWIENGEIAYPVNEITVAGRIQDMLMSVEPASDLEFRSGTDAPTLAVDGLTVAGA, encoded by the coding sequence ATGACCGATACCGGACTTGGAAACGCTCTCGACCTGCTCGAAGACCTGATTGCGCGCGCGAAGCGTGCCGGTGCCGACCAGGCCGATGCGCTGATGGTCGAGAGCCGCGCGCTGTCGGTGCAGCGCCGGCTGGGCAAGATCGAGGAACTGACCCGGTCGGATGGCGGCGATCTGGGGCTCCGGGTCCTGGTCGGGCGCCGTCAGGCGATCGTCTCGACCGCCGATCTCAGGCCCGGCAGCCTGGACGCGCTGGCCGAGCGCGCGGTCGCCATGGCCAATGTCGTGCCCGAGGACCGCTTTGCGGGCCTGGCCGAGCCGGGCGAGATCGCGCGCGAGATTCCGGCGCTGGAGATCTACGACCCGACCGAATTCAGCGCCGAGGATCTGCTCGCCTGGGCGGAGACCTGTGAAGAGGCCGCCCGCGGGATCGACGGCGTGACCAATTCCGAGGGCGCCGGCGCGTCCCAGTCCCACAGCATGATCGCACTCGCCGCCTCGAACGGCTTCCGCGGCGCCTATCGCACCAGCCGCTTCACGGTGGGTGCCAGCGTGATCGCGGGCGAGGGGCTGAACATGGTCCGCGGCCATGAATACACCTCCAAGCGCTTCGTGGCCGATTTGGACGACCTGGCCGAAATCGGCCGGATCGCAGGCGAGCGGACGGTGGCGCGGCTGAACCCGCGCCGGCCGAAGACCGCGCGGGTGCCGGTGGTGTTCGACCGCCGCGTGTCCCGGATGCTGGTCGCGGCGATCGCGTCTGCCGTCAACGGTGCGGCGGTCACCCGCGGCACCAGCTTTCTGAAGGACCGGATGGGCGAGCGCATCGCCTGCGATGCCTTCACCATCATCGACGATCCGTTCCGCGAGCGGGCGCCGGCCTCGCATCCCTTCGACGGCGAGGGCATCGCCGGTGCGCCGCTGACCGTGGTTGAAGGCGGGGTGCTGAAATCCTGGCTGCTCGACTGCCGCTCGGCCCGCCAGCTGGGGCTGAAGAGCACCGGCCATGCCGCCCGCGGCGCCGGCTCGGCGCCGAGCCCGGCGTCGAGCAACCTCTATCTGGCGCCGGGCAGGCTCAGCCGCGACGAGCTGATTGCCAAGGTCGGCACCGGCCTGCTGGTCGATGAAACCATGGGCTCGGGTGTGAACGTCGTCACCGGCGATTTCAGCCAGGGTGTGGCAGGCTTCTGGATCGAAAACGGCGAAATTGCCTATCCGGTGAACGAGATCACGGTTGCAGGGCGCATCCAGGACATGCTGATGTCGGTGGAACCCGCCTCCGATCTCGAATTCCGCAGCGGTACCGATGCGCCGACGCTCGCCGTCGACGGCCTGACCGTCGCCGGCGCCTGA
- a CDS encoding metallophosphoesterase encodes MLRILQITDTHISPTKPHFASNWAPVAALARAIAPDLVVHTGDVTVDGADMVEDLAHCRWLMDGLELPWAAVPGNHDVGSENPDHFQAVNDLRISRWEAHFGPDRWLRDAGPWRLIGLNAMLMGSGHPREAEQADWAGDVLAEAEATGRPVALFLHKPLFLNDPDEDDRGYWSVPGRARGPYVEAIRRGMVKLVASGHLHTARIFRRDGTVFAFGASSGFIVDKLAPADIPGEKRLGATLHLLDEDGTVESRLLSPEGLDTYVIDDVAHEVYPPRS; translated from the coding sequence ATGCTGCGCATCCTCCAGATCACCGACACCCATATCAGCCCCACCAAGCCGCATTTCGCGTCGAACTGGGCGCCGGTCGCGGCGCTGGCGCGGGCGATTGCGCCGGACCTGGTGGTCCACACCGGTGACGTGACCGTCGACGGCGCCGATATGGTGGAGGATCTGGCCCATTGCCGCTGGCTGATGGACGGGCTGGAACTGCCCTGGGCGGCCGTGCCCGGCAATCACGATGTCGGCAGCGAGAACCCCGACCATTTCCAGGCGGTGAACGATCTCCGCATCTCGCGCTGGGAAGCCCATTTCGGCCCGGACCGCTGGCTGCGCGACGCCGGGCCGTGGCGGCTGATCGGGCTGAACGCCATGCTGATGGGATCGGGCCACCCGCGTGAGGCGGAGCAGGCGGACTGGGCCGGCGACGTGCTGGCCGAGGCCGAGGCCACCGGCCGCCCCGTGGCGCTGTTCCTGCACAAGCCGCTGTTCCTGAACGACCCCGACGAAGACGACCGCGGCTATTGGAGCGTGCCTGGCCGCGCGCGCGGCCCCTATGTGGAGGCGATCCGCCGGGGCATGGTGAAGCTGGTCGCCTCGGGCCATCTCCACACCGCCCGGATCTTCCGCCGCGACGGCACGGTCTTCGCCTTCGGCGCCTCCTCGGGCTTCATCGTCGACAAGCTCGCCCCGGCTGATATTCCGGGCGAAAAGCGGCTGGGGGCGACGCTGCACCTGCTGGACGAGGACGGCACGGTCGAGTCGCGCCTTCTGAGCCCCGAAGGGCTCGACACCTATGTGATCGACGACGTGGCGCACGAGGTCTACCCGCCGCGAAGCTGA
- a CDS encoding 3'(2'),5'-bisphosphate nucleotidase CysQ, with the protein MTEPLFALPEGALPPDLADDRLLLERALRTGGRIAMNAFGKAPVTWDKGGDNPVTEVDIAIDTVLRDHLLHARPGYGWLSEESVAHLSERARPRIWVVDPIDGTRAFVDGRPEFTISVALVEAGRPVIAQVFNPATGEFFEAVAGHGCRLNGAPCRVGGGTDPLAARLLVSRRELHERRWGSGLDGSAVIALGSIAYKLALVAAGRFDAAVSLRPKADWDLAAADLIVAEAGGRMTDAEGRDLLYARPDTTEHPSLIAANPALHAALIGRLAVDAAGSPAPAGVQPQP; encoded by the coding sequence ATGACCGAGCCCTTGTTCGCCCTGCCGGAAGGTGCCCTGCCGCCCGATCTCGCCGATGATCGTCTGCTTCTGGAGCGGGCGCTGCGGACGGGCGGGCGGATCGCCATGAACGCCTTCGGCAAGGCCCCGGTGACCTGGGACAAGGGCGGCGACAACCCGGTGACCGAGGTCGACATCGCCATCGACACGGTGCTGCGCGACCATCTGCTCCATGCCCGGCCCGGCTATGGCTGGCTGTCGGAGGAAAGCGTGGCCCATCTCTCCGAGCGGGCCCGACCGCGGATCTGGGTGGTCGATCCCATCGACGGTACCCGTGCCTTTGTGGACGGGCGGCCGGAATTCACCATCTCGGTCGCCCTGGTCGAGGCCGGGCGGCCGGTGATCGCCCAGGTCTTCAACCCGGCGACGGGTGAGTTCTTCGAGGCGGTGGCCGGCCATGGCTGCCGCCTGAACGGCGCCCCCTGCCGGGTGGGCGGCGGCACCGATCCGCTGGCCGCCCGGCTGCTGGTCTCGCGCCGGGAACTTCATGAACGCCGCTGGGGTTCGGGTCTGGACGGCAGTGCGGTGATCGCGCTCGGCTCCATCGCCTACAAGCTGGCGCTGGTCGCCGCCGGCCGCTTCGATGCCGCGGTATCGCTGCGCCCCAAGGCGGATTGGGACCTCGCCGCCGCCGATCTGATCGTCGCCGAGGCGGGCGGACGGATGACCGATGCCGAGGGCCGCGACCTGCTCTATGCCAGGCCCGACACCACCGAACATCCCTCGCTGATCGCCGCAAACCCGGCGCTGCATGCCGCCCTGATCGGCCGGC